From the Saccharobesus litoralis genome, one window contains:
- a CDS encoding DEAD/DEAH box helicase, translated as MYQLRPYQQDAVDATLNHFRQSDDSAVIVLPTGAGKSLVIAELASLAKRKILVLTHVKELVEQNHAKYQSYGLQAGIFSAGLKQKNLTHQVTFASIQSLARNIAQLNYQFSLVIIDECHRIGLKQDKDKGVNQYQQVIKHIQSLNPKLKILGLTATPYRLDTGWIYQHHYYGFVRREEQAQFVKCIFELPLRYMIKHQYLTPPKLINLATNNYDFSSLVPQANGEYQTQAVNELLAKYPRVTKAICEHIVELSQARQGVMIFAASVAHAQEIKGYIDSFSQQISQLVTGDTDNSQREKIIQAFKAKQIKYLINVSVLTTGFDAPHVDVIAILRPTQSISLYQQIVGRGLRLADGKQDCLVLDYAGNEFDLFQPEVGSPKPNSASVPVMVPCPVCNFANTFWGKVDSDGDLVEHYGRRCQGLVDIAANKSDNPPKLKPDNKQQCQFRFVFKQCPDCMAENDIAARTCHHCQKVLVDPDELIKKALKLKDLTVIRCSGMTLEAEQSKLKIRYFDEDGLEINETFNFDYPKAKQEFNRLFGRRFKQTTQPTLFDKVQEIVKQAAHFTHPDFVIAKREKHYWQIKQRVFDYQGNFRKANQM; from the coding sequence ATGTATCAACTGCGACCATATCAACAAGATGCAGTAGACGCCACTCTAAATCACTTTCGGCAAAGCGATGACTCAGCGGTTATCGTATTGCCGACTGGCGCAGGGAAAAGTTTAGTCATTGCCGAGCTGGCAAGCCTAGCGAAAAGAAAAATACTGGTACTCACCCATGTTAAAGAGCTAGTTGAACAAAACCATGCTAAATACCAAAGTTACGGTTTACAAGCTGGTATATTTTCGGCGGGTTTAAAACAAAAAAATCTCACGCATCAGGTGACTTTCGCCAGTATTCAATCTTTAGCGCGAAATATTGCGCAGCTCAATTATCAATTTAGTTTAGTGATTATCGATGAGTGTCATCGTATTGGTTTAAAGCAAGATAAAGACAAAGGCGTCAATCAGTACCAACAAGTTATTAAGCATATTCAATCTCTGAACCCAAAACTAAAAATTCTGGGTTTAACCGCCACGCCCTATCGATTAGATACAGGCTGGATCTATCAACACCACTATTACGGCTTTGTTAGACGAGAAGAACAAGCGCAATTCGTAAAATGTATTTTTGAATTGCCGTTAAGGTATATGATCAAACACCAATACCTAACCCCACCTAAACTGATTAATCTCGCAACTAACAATTACGATTTCTCATCACTTGTGCCACAAGCCAATGGTGAATATCAAACTCAAGCTGTCAATGAATTACTTGCTAAATACCCAAGAGTCACCAAAGCCATTTGCGAACACATTGTTGAATTAAGTCAGGCAAGGCAAGGCGTTATGATATTTGCCGCGAGTGTTGCTCATGCCCAAGAAATAAAAGGCTATATCGACTCATTTTCACAACAAATCAGTCAGTTAGTGACCGGCGATACCGATAACAGCCAACGCGAAAAAATCATACAGGCATTTAAAGCCAAACAAATTAAATACCTGATCAATGTATCTGTGTTAACGACGGGCTTTGATGCGCCGCATGTCGATGTCATTGCCATACTACGCCCAACTCAATCTATTAGTTTATACCAACAAATAGTGGGGCGCGGGCTGCGCCTCGCAGACGGTAAACAAGATTGTCTGGTCCTTGACTATGCGGGTAATGAGTTTGATTTATTTCAACCCGAAGTCGGTAGCCCTAAACCAAACTCTGCTAGCGTGCCGGTTATGGTACCTTGTCCGGTATGCAACTTTGCTAACACCTTTTGGGGCAAAGTAGATAGCGATGGTGACTTAGTCGAGCACTATGGTCGACGTTGCCAAGGACTGGTTGATATTGCAGCCAATAAATCAGATAACCCACCCAAACTAAAGCCCGACAACAAACAACAATGTCAATTTCGTTTTGTATTTAAACAATGTCCCGATTGCATGGCCGAAAACGACATTGCGGCGCGCACTTGCCACCACTGTCAAAAAGTATTGGTTGACCCAGATGAACTCATCAAAAAAGCGCTCAAACTTAAAGATTTAACTGTGATCCGCTGTAGCGGTATGACACTAGAAGCCGAACAGTCAAAACTTAAAATTCGCTACTTTGATGAAGACGGTTTAGAAATAAACGAAACTTTTAATTTTGATTACCCAAAAGCCAAGCAAGAGTTTAACCGTTTATTTGGCCGGCGCTTTAAACAAACTACCCAGCCAACACTTTTTGACAAGGTGCAAGAAATCGTTAAACAAGCCGCTCATTTTACACACCCAGATTTTGTTATTGCTAAGCGCGAAAAACACTATTGGCAAATCAAACAACGTGTGTTTGACTATCAAGGAAATTTTCGGAAAGCAAATCAAATGTAA
- a CDS encoding glutathione peroxidase has product MKLISKAITILSLTLAISPFSFATEQCNNILDFEAKKLRSSQTVNFCEQYKNKVLLVVNTASECGFTPQFKELEAMYKKYKDQGLEIVGFPSDSFFQEHDDEKETADVCYINYGVTFTMLSPSKVRGSDANAFYKQLEAQADRSVKWNFFKYLIDKNGKVVDSWNSREKPLGGELEKAVVAQLAK; this is encoded by the coding sequence ATGAAATTAATATCCAAAGCAATCACCATATTGAGCCTAACGCTGGCGATAAGCCCATTTAGTTTTGCAACTGAACAATGCAATAACATTTTAGATTTCGAAGCTAAAAAATTACGTTCTAGCCAAACAGTTAACTTTTGTGAGCAATATAAAAATAAAGTTTTACTTGTAGTTAACACGGCGAGTGAATGTGGTTTTACCCCGCAATTTAAAGAACTCGAAGCCATGTACAAAAAATACAAAGACCAAGGCCTTGAGATCGTAGGGTTTCCATCAGATAGCTTTTTCCAAGAACATGATGACGAAAAAGAAACCGCAGACGTTTGCTACATTAATTACGGGGTGACTTTTACCATGCTTAGCCCATCAAAAGTTCGCGGTAGCGACGCCAACGCCTTTTATAAACAACTCGAAGCGCAAGCCGATCGCTCAGTAAAATGGAACTTTTTCAAATACCTTATCGATAAAAACGGAAAAGTAGTCGATTCATGGAACTCACGTGAAAAACCACTTGGCGGCGAATTGGAAAAAGCCGTTGTCGCACAGTTGGCCAAATAG
- a CDS encoding exonuclease/endonuclease/phosphatase family protein, with protein sequence MPSNPLNLYQQKPNRSMTVASWNIEKNGQSSSIDKQSKVSHFVDICCTSLNIDIVFLCEVHSARIDDYVDFLKSVYGDSYQVDYIAGGHSNAFVFLWRKALNVEVLHYTLKGLNRDMAIFCSDGCYCLLSHFKSGQTKLTESQLEEAASWLNTVSNGKWTISGDLNWHYGNAGALTLPAHSQTLSFWTDATQKSGNILDWVIAGYDTVVNFIDLERVVDEQNSTCFHPSVFDMTGPDHRPLIFELSWLGN encoded by the coding sequence ATGCCAAGTAACCCTTTAAATTTATACCAACAGAAGCCCAATAGAAGCATGACGGTGGCTTCTTGGAATATTGAGAAAAATGGCCAGTCGTCTTCAATTGATAAACAAAGTAAGGTGAGTCATTTTGTTGATATTTGTTGTACGAGTTTGAATATCGATATCGTGTTCTTATGTGAAGTACATTCAGCCAGAATTGATGACTATGTTGATTTTCTGAAGTCGGTTTATGGTGACTCGTACCAAGTGGATTATATTGCTGGCGGCCATAGTAATGCTTTTGTGTTTTTATGGCGCAAGGCATTAAATGTAGAAGTTTTGCATTATACGTTAAAAGGGTTGAACAGAGACATGGCCATATTTTGTTCTGATGGTTGCTACTGTTTGTTATCTCATTTTAAGTCGGGGCAAACTAAGTTAACAGAAAGCCAACTAGAAGAAGCTGCATCTTGGTTGAACACGGTTAGTAATGGTAAATGGACTATATCTGGCGATTTAAATTGGCATTATGGTAATGCGGGAGCTTTAACGCTTCCTGCTCACAGCCAAACTTTATCATTTTGGACAGATGCAACTCAAAAAAGTGGCAATATCTTAGATTGGGTTATTGCTGGTTATGACACAGTGGTTAATTTTATTGATTTAGAGCGAGTGGTTGATGAACAAAACTCAACCTGTTTTCATCCCAGTGTTTTTGATATGACAGGGCCTGATCATAGGCCCTTAATATTTGAACTGTCTTGGCTTGGTAATTAG